In Candidatus Nitrosotenuis uzonensis, the sequence AAGGTTTCTAAGCTCGGCAAACTGCAGTTCGACTTCCAAAGTAAAATCAGGATCGATTGCGCGCAACGGGATTTCCACATGCTCATAGCTATCCAGATACGCAGTTCTAGCCGAGGTAAATGCAGTTTGATAGTTTTTCTCTCTGTATTGGCTCAACATTGTCTCAAGAGTGTCACGGATAAAATCTATGTTTCCTCGAACTCCAGATTTTTCATTTTCTGTTGCAGAACCCATAGGTAACATCTCTTTTTTTGCAGAGATGGGCATATTTGCTTCCTGACGGTTCAGATTACCCACCATCGTTTCTGCATTAGCCAAATCCACAAGTATGGGATCATTGATGAAATCACGAATCTCCTCGTATGATCTCTTTTGTTTTACCATGTTTCTGAGATCCTCACGCATGTTGATTTCCATTTTGTGTAAGAGTTCCGTGTCAACGGATTCGATGTCTGCCTCAAGGTATTCAAAATTATCAAGATACGCTGATATGACATATTCTTCCGCTCTTGCATAATTACCCTGCTTAATTTCTGCCAGCGACTCTTCGTATAGATACCTAATCGTATTGTATAGAGTCGAGGAATCGGAGGATACGGTGTCCGTTCCTGTCAGATCACGTTGAATTGTGGTTATTAGCTTGCCAACAGATACAAAGTCCTTCCTTTCAGACATCTGTGCTTTTAAATCAGAAAAAAACGAGTTGATTTCACTCTGTTGTCTTTGATCAAACATATCTACATCAGAAAACAAATTCATGCTCTTGTCTACTAAGGATTCCGCAAGATTGTAATACGCATCATTTTCAATAGACGCTTGATACACCTCATCAGCTGTAGAAAGCATGATAGATATCACAAGAGGCAGTTGCCCAGAAACTGGAGCTTTTTCAAGATATGATTTAGCAATCATGATATCAGAAAGAATTTCGTCCCGTTTTGCATCTTGTTCTATTTTGGAATGCAGATCAAGAATTAGAATATGTAAATCATCGACATGTTCAAAATCTGAGTTTCTTATTTGGCCCAGCTGCCTACCGTAATAATCAGCTGTAAATTTTGAGTATATCTTTGCATAGTGCATATTACCATCCATAATACTGGATTTTGTGAGATCTAATCCTATGCCAGTTACCTTTCCTGCAGCATCAGCTAATGGTGCGTCTTGTGCATACACATTATCAATTAACAACACAGTTGCAAACAAAATTGCAAGCGCTAAACGAGATATCAATGTCTGTGGTATGACAAATCTGATTATTTAAAACAGAAATCCATTCCAAAATCATAGAACGGTATCTAGTTTGATTGCAGCTTTAATACAGGAGTCATACCTCCTAGCACAATCTCTGCTTTCTTAATCCTGCTTTTGTAAAACTTAATCTTTTTCCCTGCCGGTGAAATTTCATATTTGTCAACATATACCAATGTTAGATTCTCCAAATTCGTCAGTATTTTGTATACTGTGGAAATTGCCATGTTCTGATCATCAGAGATTGTTTGCGCATCTTTTGCCGAGTTAATAATTGAAAACAGAACGGAACGTGAATAAATGTTTGATAACGTCTCAATTATTTGCTGAGTTACATCGTACTGGCTGAGTTGAAAGATGGTATTTTTTCTCATATAAACAAAATCACATGCTGTTCGGTGCAAGAACCAGTATTGGCTCTGGTTTTTTTATGCTAATGTCGGCCTTACTTATCCTACTTCTGTACACCTTGAACTTTCTTCCCTTCTCTGATATCATCCATCTTTCCACATGTATTAGTGTTAAATCCTCAAGGTCTGCAAGCTTTTTGTAAACTGAGCTTAGCGGTATCTTGTATTTGTCTGCAATTTCGGCTGCAGTCCGACCCTGTTTTATCAAAGAAAACAGGATCGTCCTGGATTCAGCGTCTGCTAGAGCCTCTATGACTTTTTGTGTTACGTCATATTTTTTAAGTTGGGGTAGGGTAAACTTTCGGCTCAACTGTCAGTGATGTTAGATTGCCGTTTAAATAAAATGTTATTATTCTTGTTTTATAGAATGAGAAGAGAAAACAAGGAATTAGTTGCTAAATTTTGACTGCGGAATACGATCAGGTTGCAGTTTTTGCCACAATGCGCCTAGTATGACGCCGACAGAAAGCCAGAATGCAGAAACTGCTACTGCCGAAGTTATTCTAAACCCGTTAACCAAATCCTCTGGGGCAGTAACAGGGTCAGGATTTGCAGGCATTATTACAAAGGCTGCAGAGACTAGTGCCGCATACCCTACAAACGCTAGGAACTTTTTATTTATCCTCTTATAGATTTGGTAAAACCCAAGAGCGCCAAAGCCAGAGATTGCTATGAATCCAAGATAGAGTGCCTGCCTTAGCACTATTGTTTCGGGGTCTCCCACAGTTGGTGGATTTGCCGGATATTTGAGCAATGGTATGACATACAGTGTGGCCCACATTATTGCTGCCAAGAACAACGATTTTTTGATAAAACCTGTACCTGGCAAAACTTTACGTGAAAAACCGAAAACTATCCCAAATAATGCACCAATTGATGTACCTAGTATGGCACCTGCCAGCAACTGGCCGCCTTTCTGCCATATCCTGTATGCGGCATACTCTGCCTGAAATTCTGCCGTATTTTCTGCCTCCCCTGTGGCAAACAGATGCTCATTCTCAATTCCTATTGCAGTGTCAAGATAAGGCTCAACAATTGCCAAATTCACAAGGCCATGGATGATGCCTGCAGTGCATCCAGCCAAAAGCACTATGGCGATAAAAAGAGACGTTTTCATGACAGATCAGCTAGTGACAGGGAAATCCTGCGGCATGTCTCATGTCATGTGTGAGCTCGTGTATGTACATGTCAGCATATGCCTGGTCGCCGAAAGCAATGCTAAACAGATGACCTTGGTCATAGCCGACTACGAACATTCCAAATGCAAACACTGCAGCTAGTGCAAGCAGCGCCAATTTTGGAACAGATGTCTTTGAAACTGCAATCTCTTTTGAGATAGACATGCAAATCGTGTCCAGATGAATGTATTTAAATTCTTGGATGAATCATCCAATATTTAATAAAATGAACTCAAGACAACAAATACAGATTTTGCAAAATATCATTTCAAGAAAAGGATCAAGCAAAATTCTCACCTTCTCAATGCCGCATGTCTTCAAGGCGCTCCAGATGCTCTATTACGAACCTTACGTTAGCAGGGCATCATTTTGTACCAGCCTGTACATGGGCGAGGGCGCAGTAAAAACAATGATCTTGCACTTGAAAAAAGAAGGTATGGCAGACTCTACAAAGTCCGGAACGTTCTTGACCCAGAAGGGAAGGAGATTTATGAAAAACCTTCTTGACAACATACCTGCAGAGTGCGAAATCAAAAAATGCTCAATATCTATAGGAAAGTTCAACCATGCAATACTGCTAAAAAAATATGCGTTTGCAACAAAATCCGGAACCGAACAAAGAGATTTTGCTATAATGTATGGGGCTACAGGCGCCACAACGATAATTTTCCGTGATGGCAGATTTACGTTTCCAAATGATACTGCTGACTGCCTGCTGAACGATAAGAACACAAAAAAGACATTATGTAATTTTCTAAAGCCCGAGAATGAGGATATGATAATAATAACATCTGCAAACGAGCCTTTTGTAGCAGAAATCTCTGCAAAAAACTCTGCTTTATGGACAATGGCAACTCATACCAGATAGCAAACTATTTGAAACTGTGAAATTTCGATAATCTGTGGTAAAATACCATCTAATTGCAATTCCTGTGGTAATAGGAATAGTAGCAGGCATCTTTGCGTCATCTTATTTTGGAAATCAGAATGATGATACGGTCGGATTTACAAAAAACGAGATAATCCGAAACGGCTCGCCAATACTTGGAAACTCGTTTGCACCAGTCACAATCGTAGAATTCGGAGACTATCAATGTACTTATTGTATGAAATTTCATAGCTCAAGCCTTGAGACCATAAAGGAGGAATATATCCAAGCAGGGAAAGTCAACTTGGTGTTTCAGGACTTTGCCCTGAACGGCCCCGCATCAGTTCTTGCCGCCGAGGCATCACACTGCGCCAAGGACCAAAACAAATTCTGGGAATACCACGATGAGATATACAAGAACTGGAACGGCGAGAACACAGGCTGGGTTACAAAAGATTCTCTTAGAGAATTTGCCAAATCAGTAGACCTGCAGATGGAACAGTTTGATTCTTGTCTTGATTCGTCAAAATACAGAGAGCAAGTGCTTCAAACATACGATCTTGGCGAAAAGCTTGGAATCAACGCAACTCCATCATTTCTTATAATCAGCGGAGATAGAATTATCAAAATAACTGGAAACCAGCCAATCGACGTGTTTAGAAAGACACTTGATGGTCTTTAGATAATCTTGCGCATCTCAAGGGCAATATTTTTATCATATTTTGGATTTGACTCCAAGAACCCCCGCATCGTAAGCGATTTTATACATTGAGCAAGATACTGCGGCTCAACACCGCCAAATCGCGAAGCCTTTTTTGAGACGTCCTTGTACAGGCTCTCATTTTCCATGTTCATTGTCTGGCACATGTTGACTCGGAGCAGTATGCCTAGCGTTACAAGCTTGTACATCGAAGCAGGCCTTTCCTCAAGATAAATCTCCGATACCAGATCCTCGATGTGATAGAATCCCCTGGCAGTCAGTCTGTATCTGAGCATCTTTGGATAGTCAGTTATTGGTATGCAGTATGGTATCTGTTCGTCCACGCTGCAACAAAACTTGCTATATTAATGACTAGTGCGGTACTTTGGAGCGAAATTAAATTCCAATTTGGAAACGTTATAGCCAAACTTCTTAATATTGAGCCTCTCAAGGCTCAGGTGATGGGCAAGATCAATATTGAAAAGCAAGACTCTGTGAAAATCTACAAGATAAAGAAAACTCTTGATGAGCTATCACGTATTTCGGGCAGGGGTACTGAGCTTATCTCAGTATACATACCAAAAGGCAAGCAGCTCCACATGGTCATAAACAACCTACGTGAGGAGCAAGGAACTGCAGATAATATAAAATCAGATCTGACAAGGTCGCATGTGGTGGACGCTCTCTCAAGGGTCCAGCAAAGGTTAAAGCTATACAAGAACACACCAGAGCATGGCCTTGTAATATTCTGTGGTGCACTGCCGCCGGAAGGAGGAGGCCCAATAGGCAGCGAGGTAATCAAGGTCTGGGAGATAGAGCCCCCAAAGGATCTTTCCACATTCCTGTATAGATGCGATGATCACTTTCATGTAGATATACTAAAAGACATGCTAAAAGACGACAACCTAATTGGTTTTCTGGCAATAGATACAAAGGATGCAGGATGGGGCCTGCTGCATGGTGATAAAATCGAAGTACTCCGTGAGACCAGCTCAGGCGTTGCAGGAAAACACAGGCAAGGAGGCCAGTCGGCAAGAAGATTTGAGCGGCTCAGAGAGATGGAGCTTAGTTACTATTACAACAGAGTAGCCGAGGTCACAAAAGAGTTTTTCATCGACATTTATCCAATAAAGGGGCTCATAGTGTCAGGACCCGGTCCCACAAAGGAAGATTTTTTGAAATCAAACTATCTTGAATACAGATTGCAGAACATGGTGATTGCCACTCTTGATACGTCATATTCTGGTGCTGAGGGAATACGTGAGGCTTTCTTAAAAGCTCAAGACGTCTTGTCCGATTTCCGATTATCTGAGGAGAAAAAGCTGGTAGAGAAGCTTTTCCGGGAGATAAACGCCCGTTCAGGCCTTGGGGTGTATGGAATGGCAGACATATTACAACTGCTCAAAAATAACGTAGTTGATACACTACTGATAACCGATGATACAAATCTTTATCGACTGGAAGTAAAATGCAAGCGATGTCAGAATGTACAAGAGGAAATAATCGAGCGTCCCAAGCTCATCCCAAGACAGACTGAGATGCTCAACAAGCCATGTCCTGCTTGCAAGAGCATGGACCAAGAGGCAGTATCACAAGATATCGTAGATTACATCTCCCTGATTGCAACTCCTGTCGGCACAAAGGTCGAGGTCATATCAGGTGCCTCAGAATATGGAGCAATGCTAAGCAGCCTTGGCAAAATAGGCGCCATCTTAAGGTACAATCCCAACCAGTAATAATCAGAAATTGTTTGCATGAAACGATCATCATGCAGTTAATTTTCAATAGACACAGTATGTCTTGAAATGAAGTCAGCTACCAAGACAAGAGTTGCCATCATCTCT encodes:
- a CDS encoding FTR1 family iron permease, with translation MISRLALAILFATVLLIDNVYAQDAPLADAAGKVTGIGLDLTKSSIMDGNMHYAKIYSKFTADYYGRQLGQIRNSDFEHVDDLHILILDLHSKIEQDAKRDEILSDIMIAKSYLEKAPVSGQLPLVISIMLSTADEVYQASIENDAYYNLAESLVDKSMNLFSDVDMFDQRQQSEINSFFSDLKAQMSERKDFVSVGKLITTIQRDLTGTDTVSSDSSTLYNTIRYLYEESLAEIKQGNYARAEEYVISAYLDNFEYLEADIESVDTELLHKMEINMREDLRNMVKQKRSYEEIRDFINDPILVDLANAETMVGNLNRQEANMPISAKKEMLPMGSATENEKSGVRGNIDFIRDTLETMLSQYREKNYQTAFTSARTAYLDSYEHVEIPLRAIDPDFTLEVELQFAELRNLINQRAPYEDVQEATVAVRRSLDESERLVTGTGHLAPTIAFTSSFAVVFREGLESVLVLGAILTYLEASRNARFKPYVYYGVILAIGATAVTWLVASYVITISGANRELIEAVAALSATAVLFYVSFWILNKIEHKKWMEFVKAKVWQATTTGGTVVFVMLAFFTVYREGFETVLFYEAMFGFAKYMEFYVGIGFVAGLAVLLGVYYVTRKLGKRLPLKLLFALTMGVGAYLSIAFLGNAVRELQTLDIVPYTGMLGTIPRLDINMAKMTGIYPTRETLIAQIALLGVYLTASLYVLVLRPRKEQKILSMRKSRGKADEFQAY
- a CDS encoding DUF4443 domain-containing protein produces the protein MNSRQQIQILQNIISRKGSSKILTFSMPHVFKALQMLYYEPYVSRASFCTSLYMGEGAVKTMILHLKKEGMADSTKSGTFLTQKGRRFMKNLLDNIPAECEIKKCSISIGKFNHAILLKKYAFATKSGTEQRDFAIMYGATGATTIIFRDGRFTFPNDTADCLLNDKNTKKTLCNFLKPENEDMIIITSANEPFVAEISAKNSALWTMATHTR
- a CDS encoding CbtA family protein; the encoded protein is MKTSLFIAIVLLAGCTAGIIHGLVNLAIVEPYLDTAIGIENEHLFATGEAENTAEFQAEYAAYRIWQKGGQLLAGAILGTSIGALFGIVFGFSRKVLPGTGFIKKSLFLAAIMWATLYVIPLLKYPANPPTVGDPETIVLRQALYLGFIAISGFGALGFYQIYKRINKKFLAFVGYAALVSAAFVIMPANPDPVTAPEDLVNGFRITSAVAVSAFWLSVGVILGALWQKLQPDRIPQSKFSN
- a CDS encoding winged helix-turn-helix domain-containing protein, which translates into the protein MSRKFTLPQLKKYDVTQKVIEALADAESRTILFSLIKQGRTAAEIADKYKIPLSSVYKKLADLEDLTLIHVERWMISEKGRKFKVYRSRISKADISIKKPEPILVLAPNSM
- the prf1 gene encoding peptide chain release factor aRF-1 — encoded protein: MGKINIEKQDSVKIYKIKKTLDELSRISGRGTELISVYIPKGKQLHMVINNLREEQGTADNIKSDLTRSHVVDALSRVQQRLKLYKNTPEHGLVIFCGALPPEGGGPIGSEVIKVWEIEPPKDLSTFLYRCDDHFHVDILKDMLKDDNLIGFLAIDTKDAGWGLLHGDKIEVLRETSSGVAGKHRQGGQSARRFERLREMELSYYYNRVAEVTKEFFIDIYPIKGLIVSGPGPTKEDFLKSNYLEYRLQNMVIATLDTSYSGAEGIREAFLKAQDVLSDFRLSEEKKLVEKLFREINARSGLGVYGMADILQLLKNNVVDTLLITDDTNLYRLEVKCKRCQNVQEEIIERPKLIPRQTEMLNKPCPACKSMDQEAVSQDIVDYISLIATPVGTKVEVISGASEYGAMLSSLGKIGAILRYNPNQ
- a CDS encoding DsbA family protein; protein product: MVKYHLIAIPVVIGIVAGIFASSYFGNQNDDTVGFTKNEIIRNGSPILGNSFAPVTIVEFGDYQCTYCMKFHSSSLETIKEEYIQAGKVNLVFQDFALNGPASVLAAEASHCAKDQNKFWEYHDEIYKNWNGENTGWVTKDSLREFAKSVDLQMEQFDSCLDSSKYREQVLQTYDLGEKLGINATPSFLIISGDRIIKITGNQPIDVFRKTLDGL
- a CDS encoding CbtB domain-containing protein encodes the protein MSISKEIAVSKTSVPKLALLALAAVFAFGMFVVGYDQGHLFSIAFGDQAYADMYIHELTHDMRHAAGFPCH